Sequence from the Trachemys scripta elegans isolate TJP31775 chromosome 5, CAS_Tse_1.0, whole genome shotgun sequence genome:
TTAGAGCAACAGCTTTTAATTTACAACGCTTAGTCCAAGTTTCTTTAAAGAGACAATGTTAAAGTAACATGTTTCTTACTGGATGTTTACTGTTGAAGTGTATCCTACATGGAATGATGGAATCTTCATCTCTTAGGTTATTTATAATTGAAGGATACAAACCACTGGAAATGTATATGGTAGGAAACAGCTCTGCATGTGCTAGGCAATTAATTAATTAGTCCGTTTCCTTCTCCAAGGGTTGATTCTGGCCTCACACTGGTTGTACACTGGTGTAACAACAGAGGCCAATGTACTGTCAGAACACTATGTCCCTGATCCTCTCTTCCTATTTGCAAATATTGATTCCCTGTGCTGAGCTACTGTTTGAaaaaattatagaatcataggttAGAAGGAGCCAgaagggtcatctaatctaaccctctgccaagatgcaggatttgttgtgtctaaagcatccaagacagatggctatccagcctccttttgaaaacctccaaggaaggagatgccatgacttccctaggcagtaTGCTCCACTGTGCTATTGTTCTCACAGTTAGGAAATTTCCCCTCAGATTTAATCAAAATCTGCCATGCtgtagtttaaacccattgcctagtgtcctgccctctgtggcaagaagGGAcattttttctccatctttttgatgacagcctttcaagtatttgaagttGCTATCATGTTCCTCCCAAatcacctcttttccaaactaaatgtTATGCAGTTCCTTCAGTCTTTGCTCATGGGGCTTGCATcccatccctttgatcatttttgtcgctcgcctctggatTCTTCCCAGTTTCTCTACAGCCTTTCTATATGGCAATGACCAAAATTGGATagaatactccagctgaggcctaaccaacgTTGAGTAGATTGGTACTATCCCCAgtacctcctttcccccctttttaaagatgggcactatgttagcccttcatcaatcttccaggacctctcctgtcatccatgagtttgtaaatattattgccagtggctccaagatttcttcagctaattccttaagcACCCTGGGGTGAATAACAGAAGGCTGTGCTGACTTGAATCCATTCAAATTAGTCATAAGATCTCTGACGTGTTCTTTACTgatcctgatctgcatcccttctcCTTTACTGTCTATGATAACTTCTTTAGTTGTCCAGTCACATGTTACTTTTTTGAAGCTGCAGTCgatgtggtttgtttttgttttaaaaaaagttacttacTATATTTGAGGGTTTATGTAAAGGACCAAGCACACTAATGGTATGATCTAATGCATCATAATAATAATGCATGTCAAACACTGAATGTGTTCCAATATTATCAACACAGCTCAGAGAATTGTGATGTACACAGCTAATGAACTGTTCCTCCTTTTGCTTTCTGTGCACTGTACCTTTATATTTCTAAAAGCCTGCAGTCCAATGGAATCAGCAGCCATGGTGTGTTCCAGTTCAGATACAGCTTGTAAGGGAAGGGGACATACACACCATTCTGTCTCTTGTAAGTGACAGAGATGGGAACAGAAGCTGCTATTCTAAGTGCTGTATCCACTATACAACTGTGCTGAGGGCATAACGACAATGCTTTATTCCACTGCATGCTGTTATGCACCCTTATTAAGGGGAGACAGAGTTTGGATATAATCACTCATCAGTTCATGCACCGTACTATCTCTCTTCCTCTAAACAAAGATTTAATTTAGTGTGTTAATGAAGTAGGAGAATTGATGACTGGTAAATTGTTCTCCATTTGAAAACAATTGGAAATTTCTTTTCCTAACATGACTCAGCTTACCTATTTTAACAGCTCTTGAACTGTGTAGGAAAGTTTCATGCAAAGCAGCAATGAGGAAATGCGCCTCTTGGCTGGCTTTACAGATGAAGGAAAAATCCTAACTGTTTCCACCCATTCATTTGGGAATTCTGCCTTACGCAAAAACAATTTGAGTCTGATCTTAAGTTGCATTTCACAATGATGTAAGTGCTGAAGATGAAATGCCAAAGTCAGTCTGGTGTGTAACTTGGTGTCAATTTGAATCTTACCAATGTGCAGATATATAACCAGTAGCACTCATGATTTGAAATGtggaaggagaggcagcaggactAAAGTAGATCAACACATGTCCATCCGTAATTTACCTCTTCCCTATTGTATGCATCACCCCTGGATTGCCTGGTTGAGTTATATGATACAGTGGATGATATTCGGAACACCAGGAACAAGGTGAAGCTGACAAGAATTACGTCAATTTCATGTCACTGCTGGGGGAAATCTATGAGCAGCAGAGGTAGCCACCACTGGAGCTAGTCACAGGGAGGAGGGCACCAAATAGAATATAGAGCACTAGTAGAGTAATGGAGACATCTTCCCTTCTGGGGATACCTAGGGGTTAGAATAGCACAGACACTTTGCCTCATAGCAGCTGTGACACTGTGCATGGGGGAGGGAACAGAAAAAGATTGCACTGTTTCTAAACTTTCAGCAGCTAGAAGAAAATGAGCATGTACAATCTGCAGGCTGTAAAACATGGACTGTACCACCCTCACCAGGAATTCCAGCACACTCCCAATTACAGAAGTGAAGGGGTGGGGCCCTTGGGTTGCACCTGTACTTCACTGATAAAcgatgccccatccccaccctaaCTTATCAGCCTCTGACTAATCAGTGTCTCAAACTTTTTTGACATGAGCTAAAACAGTGAAGTCTCACCGGCAGGGTTACCACCCACCCTGAATATGTGGGATACTATTCATTTTCTTAGTGCAATGCTACAAGAATTCACAAAGCCCTGACTTTACTGTTGGTACTCAAGAAACATCATTTGTACGCTGCTTTTGAACAGTTTGGATAAATTCATTAGTTTAGGTCAGTCTATTGTTAAACAGTGTAATTCATTTCTGGTAGTGAAGGTATGGGGGAGATTATCCAACTCACCTAAGGGAGTGAGGTGCACAAGTCCTATTGAAAGTCTCCCTCCTGCCTCATTTGATTTAATTTCAGTGAAGTGAAAAGGCAAATCCTGTTTGAGTACCCAGCCCAAGTAGCTGAACTGGGTGCTGGGAACATGTGTGTGTGAGCGGAATCCCCTTACCTTCCCAGGCTGTGGAATGGGAGAAGAGCTGCTCTGGCCTCAGGACTGGGAGTAGTCTATGGAGCCCTATCCTCATGTGGCCTTCAATAGCTTGCACTCCCAATCCTGATACTTGCTCCTCCTTCAGTGATCTTTTGTACACAGCTATCTTGGAAGCGATTATGGAACTGCACTTCATGTGGCACAATGGGTCCTGCTCATGTTGCAGGACCTTACTGGTTCCACTGCAGCAAGGCCCTCTGTACCCACCGATGAAGGAGAAGGATTTGCGGTTCTAAATATAAAGCCACCCAAGAACTTGGAAAGCCACCATGCATAACCTTTCTCCTAATACGCTAGTGTTATCATTGTTCCTCCAAAGTGCTCTCAAACATCCCATCTGCTGCTTTTGCTTGGTATCCATGCTGGTCTTAACATGTAGGGTAGCAAGACTCAGCTTAAGTCTACACTGAGCCCGTGTCCAGGAAAAGTGTGCTACGTGTTGTTTAAACATTTCCAACAGGATATTTGTACCCATTTGGATCATGAatcatttggaatttttaaagctaagggtaggtctatacttacctccgggtccagcggtaagcaatcgatcttctgggatggatcccggaagtgctcgccgtcgacaccggtactcctgctccgcgagaggagtacgcggagtcgacgggggagcctgcctgccgcgtctggacccggggtaagttcgaactaaggtacttcgacttcagctacgttattcacgtagctgaagttgcgtatcttagttcaaagtgggggttagtgtggaccaggtctAAGGAAGGTGACAAAGTAAACTTGTAAGACAgcctcattttttaaattgtacaaTTACCCAAGTCCTATTATACTCatgggaaaatgaaaaaaaaaatgtttttctgattTGTTTGCAGCTTTTCACTTCCACTTAGTATAGGTGTGTTAGAAATGCCACAACTATTGTTACTAAGTCACAACCAGTTAAAAAGATCCATGTTTGCATCCGTCATTCAATGGCAGCACATTTAAATATCTtacataaataaaagaaaatcatttaatGCAAATAGAATTAACCCATGGAATGCATTACTGCAAGATGTTATTAAATTAAATAGTTTAGTACGATTAAAAAAGACTGAACACTTAATTTGAATACACATGGCATCTGCAGCTACTCTAGTCAAATTAAAACATAAGGGCCACAAGTCCTCCAACTTTAGGGCATAAACTGGGATCAGAATGAAATTCTCCCCAATAGTTCAGTTTGGCACAATTGGCCCTGTTCATTAGAGAGATTTttcacttcctctgaagcatttagtGCAAGCCGCTGCTGAATGCAGGATATTGAATTAGACATGCCATTGTTCTGCTCCAGTATGTCAGCTACTTCCATGCAATCTTCAAACGGGTTAGAAGTTTGATTTGAATGGGCACCCTAACATCTGAAAGTTTTCTCCAAACCTTTGTGTCAACTCTCCACTCCTCTTGGATCAGCAAATTTAGGCTGAGGATCTTATGGAAACAGACTCTTTAGTGAGATTTCACATGCTTACTATGTTTAGGCCTTCAATTTGAGAACAGCAATTCTCATGCTACACCAATCCTTCTGCGTCTGATCTTGTCTGGGAACATGAGGCACACACAAATATGCAAATACAAAATATCATGGAaagaaaaagttatgatttttttttccaatgtcaGACCAGGTTTGGTTTGAATTAGGGGGAAAAGGTTCAGGTGGGCTCCTATTTTATCCAAGCATTTTCTCCATCTCTACTACCAATTCCTATGTTCAGATTCACTGGGGCATGGGTGCATAAGAGAATTACTCTGCCTCTCATTTTTATAATTAGCACACATGGCAGAGATACACCATCTTACCTCTTTATCCTTGTTTCATACTCCACCTTCTGTTTTGCCATCTCCTGCTTTAAGCTGGACACTAGGCTGTGCAGAGCACTGTGGTTGCTCGTGTTGTTTGCGACAAACGTTTCACTGTTatcgctgctgctggtggcccgGCTGCTGCGTCCTCCCACGCTTCTTCGGTCAGTTTTACTCTCATAGTCTCCTTGGTTGGAGAGGTCTTCATGTGGTGGCCCATCTAGCACCGAGTCTTCAAAATTACCCCCATAAAAGTCTTGCTCGGGGCAGGTGGTTGTAGACGATCGACAGGAGTTGGAGTGTTCGGGTAGGGATATTTCACAAGAGGATGTGGACCAGGTGGCACTATCTATGCTCTGTTTATCATCCGAATTCACCATGGAGAACTGCTGGTGGACATTGTCATAGGTGGAGAGTCTGTTATGCTGGCCCGAATCACTCACCAATTCCTTTTGTTTACTGTCCCTCAACGTGACGTACCCATTGGGCATCCAGCTCAGGTTTCGGCTGTTCAGGGAGTTGCTGTGTGCATCCGTGCTTGAAATGCCCATTCGCACGCCTCCATTCTGCATGCTGTGTGTGCCCATTTTAGTAACTGGACCTTTCAGGGATGATGTTCTCCTGGCCTGCAGGGTACCATTTGGTAAGGTCTGGGTTTTCTCAGGGCCCTCCACAGAGCTGCTGAAGGACCCATTGGTGACTATGCCACTGCCTTTAttaaaggctgggttttttttcaccATGAGAGGTGGGCTTCTTGTGACATCAGGTTTGTGAATGCTGTTCCTTGGACTGTTTGACTTGCTCCCTGGCAGCACTGTGGGAGACCCATTGTCCATGCTTGCCCTCTGGAGAGGCTCAGGTGTGTCCCAAGAACAGCTTCTCACCGCTGTCTCCTTGTTGTTATTGGTCTCTTTATTCTGGAGCTGACCAATGATCATTTTCTTCTGGATCTCATTGTTGTTATTGCACACCTCTTCCCCTGCCTGAAAGTCTGTGTCCTTGGGAAATAGCTGTTCATGTTCACTTATCATCACTGACATCAGCTGCTGGACTACTGCAGTACCTGGAGGATGGCAAATGAACCACCATTAATGAAGTAGTTTCATTTGAGAAGTGaacaaacattcttttaaaacagatttttaaagatttcataAAGATGCATCTAGTTAATATACACTTAATTTATGCATTTATCTAATATATATGTAGTTTACCTAAGCATTTAATATTTGCTATTACAACCTTCATGCCACCTCATCCTATCTCCCCTTTCTGGCTCCAAATCACCACAGCACAATCGGTTCTGTATTGTCCCCTTTTCaaggaagaaacaaaaatatGCCTGTGTGTCTGCTGGTGCACCTTCCTACCCACTCTGCGCTGGCTCTGCTGTATTGGCCAACATCTTGGGGGCAGAGTCAAGACTTTGCTCATTCCTGTTAGCAGATGCTCTCCTGCTGCGAAGAGCCTGCCGATGTAGGTAGCCAGTGCAGGGGAGGAAAAGAGCTCCCTACATCTCTTACTTCAATATTAGGGCATGCAATAGCCAAGAATGTTTTAAAGGAGATATTATCATGGGGAACTAAAACAAATATCCCAAGACAATATCCGCAATTGAAAACCACTGGGACCATATAGAGAGATTAAGAATAATAAGAAGATGAATGATGTAATTGTAATATGTGAGTTTAAGCTCAGTATATCAAACATCTTTAAAAACTTACTCCAAGGCTGGGAAGACACTAGCCAGTCTAATACAAGGGGTTGAAGAAGGAAAGGGTTTCTGGACCATTTATTTTTTAGCCTATCAGAACTCTGTgagatatttaatataaaaacctTTAACCACTCAGAGATGAGATTGTGACTGGCCAGTAATATGTGCCATGCTGTCACACTATGTGGAATCTGCTGCCGGTAACATATAAATCACAGCCTTAAATCACACAGTATCCTACTTCGCAACACATTATTATAAATGTTCCTTCTCTAGAAACCCATACTGCACACACCACATGACTTCACTTTAATTTACAGAACTATCATTTGGAACTAGACTTGGGTAGATAATGATGTATCactgcattatatatatatattttacagaacCCTATTAGGGAGTATTAAGAGTCTTCCAGTAATGAGGTCAGGTTGGTTATAAACACCATTTTAAAGTCCCTAGGCATGTTTCAGTGGCATGCTGTGCTCTTTTAATCAATAATTTCCCACTGGCCCATATAATTTTATACAGGTTGCATTTGAATATTtgagcttttttttcccttcaaatacATCTACTAAAAATTCAGTTTGCCACGGGGActtgtaaacattttttgttcGTTTGCTTTGGAAGCCTGAAAATCTGCATTGCTTTGTAACAGCTTTGATTCTACCATAAGAAATGGTGGGGAAAAGTCAACTTCCTTTCACAAACCTCTTTCTTTATTCATGCATATATTATATCTCCATACAAGTATAATTCATTTATAGTAATTTTTGAGTAGTCAAAAGATTAGATACAAAGTGAAagtagaaacagaaaaaaatagacaGCAATTGAAATGAAGGTGAGTCTTTAAaggagggtatttttttttaaaagagtgttGAGATATCTCTTTAGCCCCAACACTGGGTTCTTAACACCATGACCTCTTTTTTCCTTGTGGATTGGTAGCATTAGATGAGGATTGCTGTGAACAATTTTGCCATTGTATTAGAGGATAAAGGGCTGCAGAAGGTGACATCATACTAAACTATAAAAGTCTGTGGGGGAAATTCTCAGAGACAGcagaaaaacataaaacaaaacaaaatcccaaagaAAAATTCCATTCTTGCCTTTTGGAGAGGTATTTTCCTGCTGGTTTCTGAGAAACAAATGTGCCATTTCCAGttggaaaaaataaacagttcCACCATAAAAGAAGGCAAAAGTCCTTTGAGGAGATCCAAGACTTTGCTCATGCTGACTTTTTTGCCATGTTCATAGTAAAATGCTATCCGCTGTATCTGGCATCCTTCCAAACACATAGCTAGAATTGTCTTCTCTGGGAGTAACACGTACAAAGGATCCACAGGACAGGCCTTAATGTCTCAACAGATGTTGTGAAAGTTTGTCCCAGTCTTGCAAAAACACTGGGGTTCAAATGTGAATATTTGCAACATGAAAACAAGCTGGTTTGCACAAAGCTAGCTCCTTCTTCTCTAAAGTGCAAAACAGATTGTGGGTGatcagagggagattttcaaaaatggtagATCCTTAAACATATGGAAAAATTAGCTGAAAATATGTAAATTTtgagttattttacctctttacTGGTAAAATTTGTCAATCAAATGCTTTGGCATTGGATTTTTGATTCATCAAGAAAGGTAATCAAGATTGGGTCTTTGGGCACTTCCATAATATAATATTTACTGCTtaaattctactctgaaaagcgaCAGTAAAAGTGGCATTGTAGTAGTACAGCAGGCCCTTTGAAATGTTCTTGCTGACAAAGGATTGCCCAAGGTGCAAATAAGTGGAACAGTGTGGCCTAGTAGATAGAGTGCTGGACTGAGACGcatgagacctgggttttattcctggctgtgCTCTATGTGGCCTCAGATAGACCTGTTGAGTAAGaagttgccatttttacagtcagttttcagaacagaGCTACCCTTTAAGGATGCCATCTGTCTGAGTGTCTGAGGCAGTGAATGCACTACAAAGGAAATTTCAATTTCCTCTGCAGCAGCCTGTTCGGCAAAGCAGTTACTTTAAGTTACTGTAGCGGAAGAAAAGTTATGTCTACACACAAACAGGCAAAACTAATTTTGTGACATCAGaccacccaaaacatactgctgatGAATCTAAAGAAGTTCCTTCTTCCTATTTTAAAGTTGTTTACAATTTTCCTTTGACTCACCCTCCATGATGGTGAGAGGATCTTCCACTTTTGGGCGCAGGATGTTGGGACCAAATACAGTAGCCAGGTTTTGCACACTCATTTTGTTTACACCCGCATAGGACTGGACTTCATCCAGGAATCTGTGAAatagaggggggaaggggggaaagtgaGCATCAAGATCACAAAAGGCAAAGGTGGATGATGATCTCTCACTGTACTTTTTGTATGGAATTAcctagttttatttgtttgtttgtttgtttgttttaaaggtcaCCACTCTGCAGCACTATTGTAGGCTTGGAAAAACAGGGCACTGGTTGGGTTCTGAGGCACATCAgaggggaaggctctgagttactacagagaattctttcccaagtatcTGCCtcgtgggtcttgcccacatgctcagggtctagctgatgaccatatttggggtcgggaaggaattttccccacagGACAGATTGACTGAGACCCTGGGTGGTttttgccttcccctgcagcatggggcaggggtcacttgcaggttttaaCAGTGAATtctgtgtaacttgaagtctttaaaccatgatttgaggacttcagtaactcagccacagTTTCAGGAGTGGATGACGTTCTGTGGACTGCAATgaggaggaggtcagactagatgatcacaatggtctcttctaaGCTTAACGTCTATGAGAGAGCCTTGTTTCTGCCTGCCTGGGATCAGCTCCTTGACACCCCTGGAtactggcaacacaagcactcccctccaGACACCACTCTCTCTTTACAGGTTAGCGATAGGCATACACTAACCCCTGAGTCCTCCAAGCATCCACCagcatctagcccctgctccaccGGATACTCACTGAATCACCAGGCCCAATGtttccaaaggaacagtacatgCCAGCTTACTAGTTCGCCTTAAAACACagctccacttaacacacagcactcagATATGTTTACAGAGAAAGcaagtataagtttatttaacaaagaacagagattcctATAATAGTAAGCAAAATGCTGGAAAAATGcattatatataaaagaaaatcataacatgctttctatgGCCTTAACTTAACAAACAAGATTTCCTCCTGTCTAAATAAAGTTTTATCTCACCCAAAGATCTTCCCAGCATTTTCAGCCAAGTCTGGCTGGGAtccttttttcatgaaaaaagaacaggagtacttgtggcaacttagagactaacaaatttatttgagcataagctttcgtgggctacagcccacttcatcggatgcatagaatggaacacacagaaagaagatatttatacatacagagaacaagaaaaggtggaagtagccataccaactgtaagaggccaatcaattttCGTGAAGCAAACCCTCTATCAGTTTACTTCCTCGGTGAAGGATGCCAGGGGGTCTTTTTTCACCTAAGATATACCAGACCAGATCTTTGATCTTGACTGAAAGGAGTGTGTCTCTCCCTTCATCTCCAGctgtttacctcttcctgttaattttcttttgaagTCCCTGCAAGCTCTTCAATAACATATGACTTAATATGCTAACAGCTTGCTGTTGTAAGACATACACTATACAAAGATTAGCTTGGGAGAGCAGTGTCTAGAGAACTGTCTCAAGGCATGCTATCAATGTGTGACCTGCCTTTAACTACAAGAACGTTTTCCTATCTATCCACACACTCCTCTTCTGACATGttatgcacatatacacatctcacaatgattatgccaatgtgacacaggctttcattagagtCCATACATGTCATTGTTTGGCAGACTAGTACACAGACACCAGATCCAGGGGATCACCCCAGCCCTTATGTATTCCTGTACCCTCTGCCAGTTGATTGAAA
This genomic interval carries:
- the ARHGAP24 gene encoding rho GTPase-activating protein 24 isoform X2; this translates as MTAHHETYLLMASTQNDMEDWVKSIRRVIWAPFGGAADGSRLAFLQHAESEARKEGSSPLHPPTGIFGQKLEDTVRYEKRYGNRLAPMLVEQCVDFIRLRGLKEEGLFRLPGQANLVKELQDAFDCGEKPSFDSTDVHTVASLLKLYLRELPEPVIPYAKYEDFLSCAKLLSKEEETGVKELVKQVKSLPPVNYNLLKYICRFLDEVQSYAGVNKMSVQNLATVFGPNILRPKVEDPLTIMEGTAVVQQLMSVMISEHEQLFPKDTDFQAGEEVCNNNNEIQKKMIIGQLQNKETNNNKETAVRSCSWDTPEPLQRASMDNGSPTVLPGSKSNSPRNSIHKPDVTRSPPLMVKKNPAFNKGSGIVTNGSFSSSVEGPEKTQTLPNGTLQARRTSSLKGPVTKMGTHSMQNGGVRMGISSTDAHSNSLNSRNLSWMPNGYVTLRDSKQKELVSDSGQHNRLSTYDNVHQQFSMVNSDDKQSIDSATWSTSSCEISLPEHSNSCRSSTTTCPEQDFYGGNFEDSVLDGPPHEDLSNQGDYESKTDRRSVGGRSSRATSSSDNSETFVANNTSNHSALHSLVSSLKQEMAKQKVEYETRIKSLEQRNLTLETEMMTLHDELDQERKKFTMVEIKMRNAERAKEDAEKRNDMLQKEMEQFFSTFGELTVEPRRPERGNTIWIQ
- the ARHGAP24 gene encoding rho GTPase-activating protein 24 isoform X1: MTAHHETYLLMASTQNDMEDWVKSIRRVIWAPFGGAADGSRLAFLQHAESEARKEGSSPLHPPTGIFGQKLEDTVRYEKRYGNRLAPMLVEQCVDFIRLRGLKEEGLFRLPGQANLVKELQDAFDCGEKPSFDSSTDVHTVASLLKLYLRELPEPVIPYAKYEDFLSCAKLLSKEEETGVKELVKQVKSLPPVNYNLLKYICRFLDEVQSYAGVNKMSVQNLATVFGPNILRPKVEDPLTIMEGTAVVQQLMSVMISEHEQLFPKDTDFQAGEEVCNNNNEIQKKMIIGQLQNKETNNNKETAVRSCSWDTPEPLQRASMDNGSPTVLPGSKSNSPRNSIHKPDVTRSPPLMVKKNPAFNKGSGIVTNGSFSSSVEGPEKTQTLPNGTLQARRTSSLKGPVTKMGTHSMQNGGVRMGISSTDAHSNSLNSRNLSWMPNGYVTLRDSKQKELVSDSGQHNRLSTYDNVHQQFSMVNSDDKQSIDSATWSTSSCEISLPEHSNSCRSSTTTCPEQDFYGGNFEDSVLDGPPHEDLSNQGDYESKTDRRSVGGRSSRATSSSDNSETFVANNTSNHSALHSLVSSLKQEMAKQKVEYETRIKSLEQRNLTLETEMMTLHDELDQERKKFTMVEIKMRNAERAKEDAEKRNDMLQKEMEQFFSTFGELTVEPRRPERGNTIWIQ
- the ARHGAP24 gene encoding rho GTPase-activating protein 24 isoform X3, with product MMPEDRNGGVRTSGSLASAPFIPKTTYRRIKRCFSFRKGIFGQKLEDTVRYEKRYGNRLAPMLVEQCVDFIRLRGLKEEGLFRLPGQANLVKELQDAFDCGEKPSFDSSTDVHTVASLLKLYLRELPEPVIPYAKYEDFLSCAKLLSKEEETGVKELVKQVKSLPPVNYNLLKYICRFLDEVQSYAGVNKMSVQNLATVFGPNILRPKVEDPLTIMEGTAVVQQLMSVMISEHEQLFPKDTDFQAGEEVCNNNNEIQKKMIIGQLQNKETNNNKETAVRSCSWDTPEPLQRASMDNGSPTVLPGSKSNSPRNSIHKPDVTRSPPLMVKKNPAFNKGSGIVTNGSFSSSVEGPEKTQTLPNGTLQARRTSSLKGPVTKMGTHSMQNGGVRMGISSTDAHSNSLNSRNLSWMPNGYVTLRDSKQKELVSDSGQHNRLSTYDNVHQQFSMVNSDDKQSIDSATWSTSSCEISLPEHSNSCRSSTTTCPEQDFYGGNFEDSVLDGPPHEDLSNQGDYESKTDRRSVGGRSSRATSSSDNSETFVANNTSNHSALHSLVSSLKQEMAKQKVEYETRIKSLEQRNLTLETEMMTLHDELDQERKKFTMVEIKMRNAERAKEDAEKRNDMLQKEMEQFFSTFGELTVEPRRPERGNTIWIQ
- the ARHGAP24 gene encoding rho GTPase-activating protein 24 isoform X4, producing MTAHHETYLLMASTQNDMEDWVKSIRRVIWAPFGGGIFGQKLEDTVRYEKRYGNRLAPMLVEQCVDFIRLRGLKEEGLFRLPGQANLVKELQDAFDCGEKPSFDSSTDVHTVASLLKLYLRELPEPVIPYAKYEDFLSCAKLLSKEEETGVKELVKQVKSLPPVNYNLLKYICRFLDEVQSYAGVNKMSVQNLATVFGPNILRPKVEDPLTIMEGTAVVQQLMSVMISEHEQLFPKDTDFQAGEEVCNNNNEIQKKMIIGQLQNKETNNNKETAVRSCSWDTPEPLQRASMDNGSPTVLPGSKSNSPRNSIHKPDVTRSPPLMVKKNPAFNKGSGIVTNGSFSSSVEGPEKTQTLPNGTLQARRTSSLKGPVTKMGTHSMQNGGVRMGISSTDAHSNSLNSRNLSWMPNGYVTLRDSKQKELVSDSGQHNRLSTYDNVHQQFSMVNSDDKQSIDSATWSTSSCEISLPEHSNSCRSSTTTCPEQDFYGGNFEDSVLDGPPHEDLSNQGDYESKTDRRSVGGRSSRATSSSDNSETFVANNTSNHSALHSLVSSLKQEMAKQKVEYETRIKSLEQRNLTLETEMMTLHDELDQERKKFTMVEIKMRNAERAKEDAEKRNDMLQKEMEQFFSTFGELTVEPRRPERGNTIWIQ